CGAATCATCTGCCATCTCTGACCACTGTGGAGTATCAAGAGAGCACATATGAAATGGTTAAGAACTGACTATCGGACAGATTTCAAAAAGTCGTTGTCCACGAGGATTCATCATCAAAtaggggtgtttctagtggggttctgcagggatcagttctcggcctgatgctattcaacattttcagcagtatcatagactcatagactttaaggtcagaagggaccattatgattgtctagtctgacctcccgcacaacgcaggccacagaatctcacccacccactcctgtatcaaacccctaacctatgtctgagctattgaagtcctcaaatcgtggtttgaAGACTTCAAGGGGCAGAGAATCCtacagcaagtgacccgtgccccacgcagTAATCTCAAacgaaatataaaataaaatgcagatgaCACAGAGACTGGCGGGGTGGTGGTAAACAATGATGAGGACGGGGCAGTCaatcagagcaatctggatcgttTGGCAAGCATGGCCCATTCAGacacaatgtgttttaatatagcccCATGCAAAGTTCTACATCTCGGAACAAAGAACTCAGGCCATCCCTACAGAATgtgggactgtatcctggaaagcagagactctgggagggattatggggtcatagtggactgaacatgagttcccagagTGATGCTGTGGGTAGGTTGTATACAGAGGGGAATAGGGAGTcagagcagggaggtgatttcACCTCTGCatatggcactggtgagaccgaTCCTGGAACACTGAGATGTGGGTGCTCACATctgaaaaaggatgttgaaaaactgaagagggagcagaaaagaaccacaaaaatgatttgagggttGGAGAAGatgcctgacagtgagagacttaaagagctcaatctgatTAACCTATCGAGAGGTGACGTCAAGTGTGTCGGTACCTTCCTGGGGAGAAGATGCCGGGTACCAAagggctctttagtctagcagagaaaggcaaaacaagagcccatggctggaagctgaagccagagaatTTCAAATGACAAACTGGGAACAAATGTTTAACAGGGACAgtgattaaccattagaacatctccccagggaagtggtggactctccatctctTGGTACCTCCAGATGAAGACAGGTTCCCTTGCTGGAAGACATGCTGTAATCCAACACTGAGCTCAATACAGGGGTGAGCAGGGGacatttaatggcctgtgttacacaggtggtcagactagatgagctaatggtcccttctggctttacaatCTGACTCATTCCTGACCCTGGACATCTCAAGCTCTGAAATCGAGTCTGACACCGGCACCAGCTCCTAAGTAATTTAATTTCTCCTTCTCAGAACGGAGATTTTCCCTTTCCCTGCCATCAGATGGTTCCTGCAACAACTGGCTTTGCTGCATCACAAAATTAAATATTCACCTGTTGTTAAGAAATATGACTCCGGTCAGATGCATCCAGAGTAGAATATACTTGTCAGCCATCATAATTTAGGTATGTTTAAGTTAATTTTAATAGATGTGAAAGTTACAAACGTTTTTAGAAGTGCAACAGGCCTGCCTGACCCATCCTGTTTGCCACACAATCATTCTTCAGGGTAACAGCATTTCCCAAGAAGAattctttaaaacttttttcaCAAACATGTTTCACTTGCAGTTATCGATATCAAAATAGGACAGCAGTTGTTATTTTTCCACAGAGCTATCTGCTTTGACTTAAATATAAATACAGGATATAAATGTATTCCTGATTCATGCCAGTGTCGCTGAGAAGGGAATTAGGTTCCATAATATAGAAAAGCATTGCCTATTTATGTGATCATAATGACACCCTGAATGTTCATCTAATCACTGTGGGCTAAATCCAACTCTGGTGGaactccattgaactcagtgaagTTGCATCATGCTTGAATTTGGACCCTTGTTATTTTCTGAATAGAGTGGGCTTGTTTCTTACTAACAGCTTGTAGCAAAACATCTATTCAGATTGTCAAGGTTTTATTCTGATATGACTTCGTTTGGATTACTCCCCTGTGGAAGGGCCGCAGGATCCGACCCAGTAATTGTTCAATAGCTATGAAGCAACTGAACCAAGAAGCTAAGCTGGTTTTTAGTAGCAGGGTGTTACATGGACTTGAGAGGGTTAAGGTTGCCGTAGTTAAGGTGAGAGAGGAGGCGATGACATTGGTGAAGACATgagatgatgagagcctggatgTGAACTTTGGCAGTctgcagagagggagagatggCTGGATAATGGAGCTGTAGATCAGGACAATGAAGGACAAGCGTTAGGTATGTGAAGCATTTATAGGCGTCATTGCTTTTCAGCAGAAATTCCCTCACTAACCTACCGGCAAATAGTAACTGTATGAGGCTGACAGTTCTCAGATGTATTCTTCAGGATCCTGGAAGTCACTTAGCAAAGGCAGGAAAAGAACGCCATGCTTAGAGCACATTTACCTCTCTGCTTTTAGATAAAGATTTTGGACTTCTAAACATGACACACACAAGACAATAGATATGTAATTTACATACAAAGATCTTGGTATTGCAAAGTGTCCCCCCCCGGATTATAATCACCCAGGAAGATGATACTGTACAGTATAAACCTAGGGTGAGCTCGCTGGTGAGCTAAACACTTCAGTAGGAGCAGCAGGGGTGGCTTAGCAGCCAGCAGGAGAATGGCTTCCGCACACATTTCATCAATTATTGATCTTTTCAGCGTTCCCGGTGATTATTCAGCACTTGCAACCACTCCcggcttggtatcgtccgcacaCTTCATCAGTGCTCTCTGTGCCACTGTCTACATCTAACTCATTGATGAGTGCAGAGAGCAAGGGAAACCCCCTTGGCCAATACAGGGATGCCTGTAGTTTTGTCAGCAGACCCAGTACTTGGGGAAGTTGGAAGATGCACCCTAGTAaaatttaatttattcatttaaagTGGGCTTCCTGTCTCAGGCCAAAGCCTTATTTGTGTGCCTCTGACTTCAGCTCTGAGACTGGCCCATTCACAACCGCCTCCTTCACCCCTTCACTGACACTGGGGGGGTGCGGTTCCCTCCGCCCTTTCTGTTCTCACAGGCGTACCTCCCGTGGCAGCCTGTACACACCCGTAGCCTGTTGCATTCTGGGTCCTAGGGACAGGAATCAGACAGGCACTATTTGATGCATGCCTCATTGTTAGACGTCACAATTGCTTCATTCTAAGGCTTCAGACCAGACTGCCTGTATGATGACTGCCAGGGATACGCTGCAGATAGCCCCCGTACCTGGAGACACACAGGCTGTACAGCTTACAGAAACCCCTGCTCTCCCCTCGCAAATACAGACAAGAAgcttgatcctgagaggtgctgtgcacccAGAGGCTGAGCTACCACAGAGGTCAGCGTGTGCTTCCCCCAGAGCGCTAGGAAGAACCAGGCTGGTTTTCTCTTACAGTCGTTGCAATATTGGTTCACAGATTGGCCACACAGCTCGCTGGTTGTCACTTTCTTGTGTTTGGCCTGGGCCTGCCTCAGAAAGTCCGAGGGTCTGTCCTCCACTTGTGACCTCGCAGTCTCCCCAAACCTGGTGCCAGCCTGAGTATAGCAAAGCTCATTGGTGTCGTAAATAGCTACCGTGTCTACAGCCATGACAGCGTCTGCGGGTCAGAATTAGCATTCGAAATAACAGCCTGGGAACGAAGCTCTACTGAAACCTTGGGGAGGTGATTCATTGCATCGGCGCTGGAGTCCAATATGCCTGCACGATGTTTCGAGACGACAGGTCTTTCTGTCACTAGAGCCGTGCTGCCACCTAGTGGGGTTGAGCATTACAACAGGTGTTCTTGTTCCTCCTGGGGATACTGACTTGTCTTTGGAACAGCTCTAGGCACGGGGTGAAATgcggtgtgtgtgggtgtgtgtgtgtgaggcacGCATCATTTACGCACGCTCTCCGGAGTCCTTGTCTGCTTTAGTAACAGTCTGCTTTCGCTCTCTCTTTTCCAGGGATATCCATGCCCATCCCGGTCATAGGATTGCAGGATGACTCCAGGGTGTTTGTGAATGGGAGCTGCATTCTGAATGATGAGAACTTCGTCCTTTTTGGGTCCTTTGTGGCATTCTTTATCCCACTCATCATCATGGTGATCTCATACTGCCTGACTGTCCAGGTGCTGCAGAAGCAAGCGACGGTGTTCATGTACGGCGAGGTGCCCAAGCAACGAAGGAGCAGCATGAACTgcctcaaaaaagaaaacaacacagAGAACATCTCGATGCTCCAGAACCACGAGGCGGCCTCCCACTTGAACTCTCCTGTAAATAAGGAAGCCGTGCTCTTTCGGAAAGGGACCATGCAGTCTATCAACAACGAGCGCAGAGCCTCCAAGGTCCTGGGCATTGTCTTCTTTTTGTTTCTTATCCTGTGGTGTCCATTTTTCATCACTAACATCATGTCTGTTCTTTGCAAGGAAGCCTGTGACGGGAGCCTCCTGGGCGAACTCATGAATGTGTTTGTTTGGGTTGGTTACATTTGTTCTGGGATTAACCCCCTGGTGTACACGCTCTTCAATAAAACCTATCGCAGGGCTTTTGCCAACTACATCCGATGCCAGTACAAACCCAGTAAAAAATCGACACTGCGACAAAACCAGTGTCTGAATGTGGCTTCCACAGCTTCGTGCGGGAAAGACCTGACTTTAAATAGCTACCGAAATGGCAATGAACTCAACAGCATGGAGTTGGATGAAACTGAGGAGGGCTTAGAAATGCAACCGGGGACTTCAGAGCTGTCGATAAACAGCTGCAATGTTGTAAGCGAAAGGGTGAGCTGTGTGTAACTGAGTCCCACCCGTGGCTCTGCAGCTGAAATATACCTGTGTAAAAGTGTATGTGTCAGTCAAAGAGCAATGTAAATACTGCATCCTGaacaaagcttttttaaaaaattcatcttTCCAGCCCAGTGCTTTAAATCGTACATACACTGAGGGGAGGTTTAAGGTTCTATATTTACTGTTGCTACTAGATCAAAAATATCGAGTATTTTGCTTTCATCTTGGACAAAATGCTGACATTTTCTTCCAGTGTATGAACAAAAATGCTGAATTCTTACTCAGGTGGCATTTGCTGGGGTCCAGAGTGGCCCATTCATAGTTATAGATCAAGTGTTGATCAGGAAAACTTTTTTAAGTTGACAGTAAATATATACTTTAAATCCTCACCCCTGTTATGTGCCATGCAACAGTGCAACATCAAGTCTAACCAGACTCCTGGAAGGGATCCCTCCGCTAAGCGTAGCAGTATTGCAAGGGAACAGTTGGCTAACCAGACTGGTCACAttgggggtgcgggtggggtgacCTTTCACACTGGAGAGCTGTTTTCAGTTCTGAGTTCATTTCCAAGTGTGCTGAGATTGACAGTCACATCCTGGTTCCTAGCAGATGCTTGTTCATGCCACAGAACTAGGGAACGCAATTCCAGTACGCTTCTGCAGTCCTGGCCTTTCAGGGTCATTTGATCCTGGGATCCTGAAATCTCGTAGTGGTTTAGAAAAGTGGCATTAAAACCAGCAAACTCTCTTGGCCCTTCCTTTGTATATAGAGTGTCTCTGACTCTGCCCTGAATCCTAAAAATAATCAGATGCCGAGCTAACAGTGGGCCAGGCTCTGCTCCACTTTCTCATGCCTTTTTGTCTGATGGACATGTGCTGGTGGCTCACATGAGAAAGGTGAACGGAGTTGGGCTCGGTGTCTGGCTCTGAAGCAACGGTTAGCTCCTGTTCAGATCTTTTACACCACACTAGTGCAGGGAAGAGTTGCAAGCAAAGTCTATTATTGACAGCTCCTAGATCAGCCTAGTGCCCTTCACTTGCTGCTGGGTcaggctgtttgctttgagtgggCATGTCTTTGGACTCAGGTCATTTGCTTTACCTCAGGAAGCGGGCTTTGGTTTCACTAGGGCTCTGTTTCATCTTTCCTAGCCTCTTGCTCTCACCAGTCTCACATTTCCTTGTTCATTCACATGTTCGTTGTCTCAGCAGCCTGAGATGGGCAGTGTCACAGTTCTGGAGACACAGCATTGCTTTCTTCTGCGCATCCTGCCACCACAAACCAGACTTCATGCTCGTGTTGGGAGGGCTGCTGCTTGGTTATGCCTCGGACTGTGAGCCCCCCCAAGGGCGAAAGACCCCTCCCAGCCCCGTGAGCCCAGGTGCAGCAGAGTAAGTGAGGCCATTGCTTGTTCCATCCCAGGAACCAGCCCACCTGGTATAAACCAACAGTACGCGACTGGCCCCAGgagctacagtaactcctcacttaacgtcgttctgttcctgaaaaatgcaacgttaagtgaaaccatgttaaacgaatccaatttccccataagatttaatgtaaatgcggggggttaggttcctaggaaattttgggggggcagacaaaaggcattatatactgtactgtactgtgttgggaggtgcccctggcttaccccacacaggcacagcccgctgcaggcaaggacgctaggaagcaccttcgcaGCAGCAGCGGTCGCTTCCCTGGAGAAGAACAGGTGCCGActttgccgggggatgctccaggcccacctcttcccgtccccactccacctcctctccggagcagccgcttctccccctccctcccagaaagtcctaagcagcGCCTGTTTGGCGgcgggggaagcactgggagggaggggcaggaggcggagaagaggaacttgtgcaatgctcccttgtaaagtcactgctcttccacGGAATCCTACacgcagtggacagagcaggcaacCAAAGGACGTTCTAAGGGAGCATTACACGACTTCAAACGAGCCTGTTCCCTGATGGAGCAGCGACGTCACTTGGAAACAGCGTTAAGCGGGAGGACACTAAGTGAGGCATTACGGTACGAGGAATTAGGCGAGGAACTGTAACTCGGGTGAGGCTCTGGAACTCTGCATCATGCCAGAGCTAGCCTTTAGTGGCTTATATCTTCTTTAACTAATTAACGAACCTAAcgacatccctgtgaggtaggtgccTTTGGCATGACTGGCAGTCTCTGCTTATGAAAAGCCCGAGAATAGCAAGGGTGAGGCATGTCAAGGATGAATTGCATTTGCCTAATGTGAACTGGTTTTACTATAAGCTTGTCATGGTCATAGGCACCAACTGGACCCACAAAGGCAGTGCAGAATGGCGCTGTTGCTTTAGTGAAGGGGTTACACTGTTGAATTGCACGTGACAGCAGTTACCTGATTGTGGCCCTTACAGGAATCCACAGCCACAGCTTGATCCACCATTGCATTACTCCGGTTTGACTCTGGTGCgatcccactgaagtccctgggcctgagtctcctctcattcatGTCAGTGTCAGTTCTTCCACTGCCATCAATGGAGTGCCACGGTGGTGACTCCAGCTCCTGCTTTGCAGGCAGGCAGCATGCATACAAGCAGCATGTATTCTGCAGCTACACAGGCACTGGCCTGAATGTTCAGTACGTCTCCATTTGTATTTCTACGAAGTCATCGTAGCTGGTAGAAGAGGGGCTGGACAATGACACCACTTCCCTCCTCAGGTGGCTGCCCTTTTCTCTAGCTCAGGTTTGAAATactgcaagtgctggaggagaTCAGAACTGTGTGTTTCCTTACGTTGAGTATTTTTGCAGGGCGAATTCACAGCACATCTTTTCCAAAAATAAATCTCTctatctagatttttaaaaaagcaaccacAGACTTTAAAAGTACTAGCAATAAGTTGAATGATACTAGCTTATAGCACATGTATAAACAGTTCATATGTCATGGCATCCTAGTATTTAGCAGAGTCCACATGCAGGGATCATCCTTGATTAGGAACCTTCCATCCTGTTCATGCAAGTACAGTAGTTATGATACAAAGGGAACCTCCTGTATTTGGATGTAGATACTGAGAATTGAACATAGACGCTACAATACttttataaatgtttaaaaaagagaCTTTCACCCTGAGACTTGTACCTCCAGTGACCATTGCTACTCAGCTGAAACCATTTGGATGTATATTACCTGTTCAGATAACCATACGAGAGGACAGCCTTATGACCCCAACGTTCCATCCCTGCCAGCAGATGGGAACAGTTTTGTGAATGGTTGAATGCTGTCATCTCCCAACTTCTTTCTGGTCATTCACCCCCAGGGTTTTGTGATGCTGCTATTAATTTATTAAAGAAACTTTGTTGGTTTAATAAttcttatttaattattttcatgGTCTTTTGACAAGAAAATATTCactttgttttcttctctccTCTACCCGTCCCCAATTAAAATGTACCCTACCCAAAAAAACTAATAGCAGCagaatgtatttaatttttttcttacattCCTATGGCTGTGGCATAATAACTTAAGCCAAAACATTAGCTCCTGCAAATGTCTTTACCCGTCCATTCCCCAAAACCCAGAAAGCACAAGGAAACCCTGAGGAACATGAAACTCCACTACTGTCAGACGTGAATGACATGAATTTAGGTGATGCCAAAAAAGTGGATTTATTCCTCTGTGCCTTAACCAAGATGGACTTGTCCTCAGAACAACACTGCTTTTCCTAAATTCCAGCAGTTCACTCTTGTACTGCGTAAGAACCCCGATCTGGAGGTGTGTGGTGGACTTGTCTGCCAGGAGGAAGGGGTTTAGTTTGGGTCCCCAAATCTCTGCTCAGGTCCGGTTTGCTTTATAAGCACAGtgagtgatttctttttttttttttttactctgttgttGAGGTAAAACAGCCCCAGTTCCCTGGCAATGTTAATGGGGAATAAACAGACTGATCTTAGCACCTCTCCCTTTCCAGAGCAGATGGGAGAGATGCGGACTTTTCCTTGAGCCTGGTCAAATGGGGGGACACTGCAATTGAACAGCTTCGCTGATGAGATTTCAGAAGACTTCGGGGACAGTGTTCCTGGGGCCTTGCCTGCCCACGGTTGTGAGACAGGCTTCACCCTGCAGCTTTCACATTGGCATCGGCTAGATGAGCACCAATAAGTCCACTGCACACACAAGCCATACTGTTCAGCTGTGCCACTGGTACAAGACACGAGGCTAGCCCTGTTAACACAGAAATTCCCTTAATGCTGCCAACCCGCCATTCTGCTCCATGGGTCTGTGTCCCTTCGCGGCTGTCCTGGGCTGCCGTAAGATGCCAGTGTTTTACACAGAGCTTTACCCGCAGGGGCCATCTCCACTGGCGCCGGAAGTACAATTTCTAGCTTGGGTAGACACAGCCATGCTAGCTTAAGCAGGGCTAGGACTGGCATGTCTACGAGCTGGCAATCACATCTCCCGCTCCAGTGGAGTAGTGCCCACGAATTATCTGCTGCCTGTCACTGCACTTACTCAAGGTTATTAAATGCTCTGACTAGAGCCACTAATGCTTATTCTGAGCAGGACACTGTATGGTGCTAAGAATTCATGTTACCTTCTCAGACGTTTACTGCTTTGGGAACTGAGGGCCAGGTCATACAAATGTTGATTCACGCAAGAGCAAAGCAGTTACTCGGGGCCATTGGATTCTAGAGAAACGGAATTACACCGCAAGCAGCCTCTCCCTTATAGAAAGCTCCTTCCGGCGAGAGCCACTGAGGGGTGCTTTACATGGTATAACCAAAATCCTCAGCCATTGACGGGCCAAGAGCAGGGCCATCCCAGGGTGAAGATGTAGATGTCTCTTGCCACCCCTGCAGAAAAATGTCACCTGGCTGGGCTGCCCCTGACCATTGCGACACCAGGTACATAGTAAAACACCAAGACCCTCGTTTGACTTTAGTTCCTTTCTGAGAACCGTAAaaggcagctcaggcagccagaCCAGCAAGAGTGTATACGGGTCCTTGTAGCATGTGCCACAGAGATTTTTCATTGCATCaacctggagaaatggtctgaagtaaataagatgaaattcaatgaggaaaaatgccaagtattccacttaggaaggaacacaagatgggaaatgactacctaggaaggagtactgcagaaagggatgggggttggggtgggacaGGCAgtgtggatcacaagctaaatgtgagtcaacagtgtaacactgtggcaaaaaaaaaaaaaaaagtgaacatcattctgggatggattagcaggagtgttgtaagcaagacacgagccataattcttctgctctcctctgcactgaataggcctgaactggagtattgtgtccagttctgggcgccacatttcaggaaagatgtggacaaattggagaaagtccagagagaagcaacaaaaatgattcaagatctagaaaacatgacctatgagggaaggttgaaaaaactgggtttgtttagtctggagaagagaagactgagaggggatgtgatatcagttttcaagtacataaaaggttgtaacaaggaggagggagaaaaattgttcttcttaacctctgaggctaggacaagaagcaatgggcttaaattgcagcaagggaggtttaggttgaacattaggaaaaacttcctaattgttaGGGTGGTTacgcattggaataaattgcctagggaggttgtggaatctccatcattggagatttttaaaagcaggct
This genomic interval from Malaclemys terrapin pileata isolate rMalTer1 chromosome 9, rMalTer1.hap1, whole genome shotgun sequence contains the following:
- the HTR2C gene encoding 5-hydroxytryptamine receptor 2C isoform X2, with protein sequence MNTVSGTGIFVSLTTVSVTLDFSLHGGLMAWPLSNNLTLNQSLPTSDPLNASEWGEVSRMSMREKNWPALLILVIILLTIGGNILVIMAVSLEKKLQNATNYFLMSLAVADMLVGILVMPVSLITILYGISMPIPVIGLQDDSRVFVNGSCILNDENFVLFGSFVAFFIPLIIMVISYCLTVQVLQKQATVFMYGEVPKQRRSSMNCLKKENNTENISMLQNHEAASHLNSPVNKEAVLFRKGTMQSINNERRASKVLGIVFFLFLILWCPFFITNIMSVLCKEACDGSLLGELMNVFVWVGYICSGINPLVYTLFNKTYRRAFANYIRCQYKPSKKSTLRQNQCLNVASTASCGKDLTLNSYRNGNELNSMELDETEEGLEMQPGTSELSINSCNVVSERVSCV
- the HTR2C gene encoding 5-hydroxytryptamine receptor 2C isoform X1 — translated: MNTVSGTGIFVSLTTVSVTLDFSLHGGLMAWPLSNNLTLNQSLPTSDPLNASEWGEVSRMSMREKNWPALLILVIILLTIGGNILVIMAVSLEKKLQNATNYFLMSLAVADMLVGILVMPVSLITILYDSAWPLPKQLCPVWISLDVLFSTASIMHLCAISLDRYVAIRNPIEHSRFNSRTKAIMKIAAVWTISIGISMPIPVIGLQDDSRVFVNGSCILNDENFVLFGSFVAFFIPLIIMVISYCLTVQVLQKQATVFMYGEVPKQRRSSMNCLKKENNTENISMLQNHEAASHLNSPVNKEAVLFRKGTMQSINNERRASKVLGIVFFLFLILWCPFFITNIMSVLCKEACDGSLLGELMNVFVWVGYICSGINPLVYTLFNKTYRRAFANYIRCQYKPSKKSTLRQNQCLNVASTASCGKDLTLNSYRNGNELNSMELDETEEGLEMQPGTSELSINSCNVVSERVSCV